From a single Crateriforma spongiae genomic region:
- the gnd gene encoding decarboxylating NADP(+)-dependent phosphogluconate dehydrogenase yields MSGDCDFGLIGLAVMGENLALNVESRGYKVAVYNRTTSKVDDLIAGRAAGKNFVGTHSIEDFVKAVKRPRKLMMLVKAGPAVDAIIESLIPLCEPGDIIIDGGNTYYVDTERRTKTVEDAGLLYVGAGVSGGEEGALKGPSLMPGGSKEAWPEIKDMFQAIAAKVGPNDDIPCCEWVGPRGAGHYVKMVHNGIEYGDMQLICEAYQLLKELAGLTNDELYDVFAKWNQGELQSYLIEITRDIFSVKDDQGGDGYLVDKVLDVAGAKGTGKWMSQLALDLGVPSTLVTTAVFARGLSAQKDARVRASESLRGPGAESNPQWSALTESVIGDKQGFIDAVRDALYASKIVSYAQGFVQLQAASAEHDWDLDYGQSALLWRGGCIIRAQFLDRIKEAFDDQPNLENLLLYPYFKDAIEKCQPAWRRVVAAASIAGIPVPAFGAALNYYDGYRMDRLPANLLQAQRDYFGAHTYKRVDREGTFHSEWLDLRRPVS; encoded by the coding sequence ATGAGCGGCGACTGTGATTTTGGACTGATCGGGCTGGCCGTGATGGGCGAAAACTTGGCCCTGAACGTCGAATCACGCGGCTACAAGGTTGCTGTTTACAACCGCACGACCTCCAAAGTCGACGATCTGATTGCGGGACGTGCCGCGGGCAAGAACTTCGTCGGCACTCACTCGATCGAAGACTTTGTCAAAGCCGTCAAACGTCCGCGGAAGTTGATGATGCTGGTCAAAGCCGGCCCGGCGGTCGACGCGATCATTGAATCGTTGATCCCCCTGTGCGAACCCGGTGACATCATCATCGACGGCGGCAACACGTACTACGTCGACACCGAGCGACGCACCAAGACGGTCGAAGACGCGGGGCTGTTGTACGTCGGCGCCGGGGTCAGCGGTGGTGAAGAAGGCGCGCTCAAAGGCCCCAGTTTGATGCCGGGCGGCAGCAAAGAGGCCTGGCCGGAAATCAAGGACATGTTCCAGGCCATCGCGGCCAAGGTTGGGCCCAATGATGACATTCCCTGTTGCGAATGGGTCGGCCCACGTGGCGCAGGTCACTACGTCAAAATGGTCCACAACGGCATCGAATACGGCGACATGCAGCTGATTTGCGAAGCCTATCAGTTGCTGAAGGAACTGGCGGGGCTGACCAATGACGAACTGTACGACGTGTTTGCCAAGTGGAATCAGGGTGAACTGCAAAGCTACCTGATCGAAATCACCCGCGACATCTTCAGTGTCAAAGATGACCAGGGCGGTGACGGCTATCTGGTCGACAAGGTTCTGGACGTCGCCGGTGCCAAGGGGACCGGAAAATGGATGAGCCAATTGGCGTTGGACCTGGGCGTCCCCAGCACCCTGGTGACCACCGCCGTGTTCGCCCGCGGATTGTCGGCCCAAAAGGACGCCCGCGTTCGTGCCAGCGAATCGCTGCGTGGCCCCGGCGCCGAATCGAATCCCCAGTGGTCGGCACTGACCGAATCGGTCATCGGCGACAAGCAGGGCTTCATCGACGCGGTCCGCGACGCACTGTACGCGTCAAAGATCGTCAGCTATGCCCAGGGATTCGTTCAGCTGCAAGCCGCGTCGGCCGAACACGACTGGGATCTGGATTACGGGCAATCGGCACTGCTATGGCGGGGCGGTTGCATCATCCGGGCTCAGTTCTTGGACCGGATCAAGGAAGCGTTCGACGACCAACCAAACCTGGAAAACCTGTTGCTGTATCCCTATTTCAAGGACGCCATCGAGAAATGCCAACCGGCGTGGCGTCGCGTGGTGGCCGCCGCCAGCATCGCGGGGATCCCAGTCCCGGCCTTCGGTGCGGCACTGAATTATTACGACGGCTATCGAATGGACCGCTTGCCGGCGAACCTGTTGCAGGCCCAGCGTGACTATTTCGGTGCCCACACGTACAAACGGGTGGACCGGGAAGGCACCTTCCACAGCGAATGGCTGGATCTGCGTCGTCCGGTCAGCTGA
- a CDS encoding TraX family protein yields MPPRNAALDTLRGLAIVLMLVDHAAAYWFDVRIELTSVRLITRLSMPLFCLLLGYFLPSDRRFRVVRLLQILAAAVAVNLVYWPLNHQLEILASLLLAAVVGTAMGRAAPLMLASILFYRLDPVSRWFDYQPTLVFALVGQGAMLRRFGIGPAIASGLALLGITISGQWIRPTDTHRFVVWFSLPATILVDLGRRFSDFRVIGLDWLGRHPLSIYVAHFYIIAAIARALGGN; encoded by the coding sequence TTGCCCCCTCGAAACGCAGCCTTGGACACGCTTCGCGGTTTGGCGATCGTCCTGATGCTTGTCGACCACGCGGCCGCCTATTGGTTTGATGTCCGGATCGAATTGACCAGCGTTCGGCTGATCACTCGGCTAAGCATGCCCCTGTTTTGCCTGCTGTTGGGATACTTTTTGCCCAGCGACCGGCGTTTTCGCGTCGTTCGTTTACTACAGATCCTGGCGGCGGCAGTCGCGGTGAACCTGGTCTACTGGCCGCTGAATCACCAACTGGAGATTCTGGCCAGCCTGTTGCTGGCGGCGGTGGTGGGCACCGCAATGGGGCGGGCGGCACCGCTGATGCTGGCGTCGATTCTGTTTTATCGTCTGGATCCTGTGTCTCGCTGGTTCGATTATCAGCCCACGCTGGTGTTCGCACTGGTCGGTCAGGGTGCGATGCTGCGTCGTTTCGGGATCGGACCGGCGATCGCCAGCGGTTTGGCGTTGCTGGGCATCACGATTAGCGGACAATGGATTCGGCCGACCGACACGCACCGTTTTGTGGTCTGGTTCAGCCTTCCGGCGACGATCTTGGTTGATCTTGGTCGACGATTCTCAGACTTCCGCGTGATCGGTTTGGATTGGTTGGGTCGCCATCCTTTGTCGATCTATGTCGCCCACTTCTACATCATCGCCGCGATCGCCCGGGCACTGGGCGGCAATTAG
- a CDS encoding DUF1598 domain-containing protein: protein MAVFSMQASRSPFRFARFACLAALATLLAASPASVLADGGDGGDGGDVIFDFVQPIAGVDVDASGVLKVKRFDASLARQRFEAARRQAESQLMKTSPMRKVSLNRLEAEVARRIAAGEEIDDPIRALAGLTSIRYVFYYPETQDIVVAGPAEGFFADATDRLIGMRSGKPVVLLEDLVVALRAFAPHTPPTNVISVSIDPTAEGLQQLQQFMARVGRNVQPAQTKWLAANLQKNLGLQTVSIRGIPADTHFARVLVEADYRMKLIGIGLERLPVPVKSYVERANPAAVSSNAMERWYFQPNYDGVAISEDGLAMRIDERGVQLVGANERVAGGKRKATGRVNRASQAFCQDFTDKYPQIAGKVRIYAELEQLIDLAIAAAYIQEQDFYSQADWNLGVLADEDSLAVQTETAPQQVQTAVNAIWRGNQLMTPLGGGVQMQPRLALRDDHLVRDSAVKQLQQKTAGTLEGLKDGQWWWD from the coding sequence ATGGCAGTCTTTTCGATGCAAGCCAGTCGATCTCCATTCCGCTTCGCCCGTTTCGCCTGCTTGGCAGCGCTTGCCACGCTCCTGGCCGCCAGTCCCGCGTCCGTCTTGGCCGACGGTGGTGACGGCGGTGACGGTGGTGATGTGATCTTTGACTTCGTCCAGCCGATTGCCGGTGTGGACGTCGATGCGTCCGGTGTCTTGAAGGTCAAACGATTCGACGCGTCCCTGGCTCGCCAGCGTTTCGAAGCGGCCCGCCGCCAAGCCGAATCGCAGCTGATGAAGACCAGTCCGATGCGAAAGGTCTCGCTGAACCGCTTGGAAGCCGAAGTGGCACGACGAATCGCCGCCGGTGAAGAAATCGATGATCCGATCCGTGCGTTGGCCGGTCTGACCAGCATTCGATATGTCTTTTATTACCCCGAAACGCAAGACATCGTGGTCGCCGGGCCCGCTGAAGGCTTCTTTGCCGACGCCACCGACCGCCTGATCGGGATGCGATCGGGCAAGCCGGTTGTCTTGTTGGAAGACTTGGTGGTCGCACTGCGTGCTTTTGCACCGCACACCCCACCGACCAACGTGATCAGCGTGTCGATCGATCCGACCGCCGAAGGGCTGCAGCAATTGCAGCAATTCATGGCCCGTGTCGGACGCAACGTCCAACCCGCACAAACGAAGTGGTTGGCCGCCAACTTGCAAAAAAATCTGGGCCTGCAAACCGTGTCGATCCGCGGCATTCCGGCTGACACCCACTTTGCCCGCGTCTTGGTGGAAGCCGATTACCGAATGAAGTTGATCGGCATCGGACTGGAACGCTTGCCGGTTCCGGTCAAGAGCTATGTCGAACGAGCCAATCCGGCCGCGGTATCCAGCAACGCCATGGAGCGTTGGTACTTCCAGCCGAACTACGACGGTGTCGCCATCAGCGAAGACGGATTGGCGATGCGGATCGACGAACGTGGCGTTCAGTTGGTCGGTGCCAATGAACGTGTCGCCGGCGGCAAACGCAAGGCAACCGGCCGCGTGAATCGCGCCAGCCAAGCGTTTTGCCAAGACTTCACCGACAAATATCCTCAGATCGCCGGCAAGGTTCGCATTTATGCCGAACTGGAACAGTTGATCGATTTGGCAATCGCCGCGGCGTATATCCAAGAACAAGATTTCTACAGCCAGGCCGACTGGAACCTGGGCGTGCTGGCCGACGAGGATTCGTTGGCGGTACAAACCGAAACCGCTCCACAACAAGTTCAAACCGCGGTCAACGCGATTTGGCGCGGTAACCAGCTGATGACTCCGCTGGGCGGTGGCGTGCAAATGCAGCCTCGTTTGGCGTTACGCGATGATCATTTGGTCCGCGATTCGGCCGTGAAGCAACTGCAACAGAAAACGGCTGGCACGTTGGAAGGCCTGAAGGATGGCCAATGGTGGTGGGACTGA
- a CDS encoding arginyltransferase: MRHPPKQPTATGTPYRMVVVQDMPQTCPYLPDQIARMPLQLPVVPIDPGFTDWTLDRGYRRSGDFVYRTRCAECQECQPTRIRVDDFRWTRSFRRVFKRGQRDLIQHWDRPVVTEDRVNLFNRHRTVRGLDHTDEAVDSHAYHAFLISSFGQVDEWSVWDGDRLIGISIVDVGQDCLSAVYTMFDPDYSRYSLGTYAILQQIVRAQREKLSFVYLGMYVKDNPHLNYKARFGPQERLRDGAWSTFDRETLTDQP; encoded by the coding sequence ATGCGTCATCCGCCCAAACAGCCGACGGCTACCGGGACGCCGTACCGAATGGTCGTGGTGCAAGACATGCCTCAGACATGTCCCTATCTGCCCGATCAAATCGCCCGAATGCCGCTGCAGTTGCCGGTCGTTCCCATTGACCCCGGCTTTACCGATTGGACGTTGGACCGCGGGTATCGACGCAGCGGCGATTTCGTCTATCGGACCCGATGCGCCGAGTGCCAGGAGTGTCAGCCGACGCGAATTCGTGTCGACGACTTCCGTTGGACCCGGTCCTTCCGTCGTGTTTTCAAACGCGGGCAACGTGACTTGATCCAGCATTGGGATCGCCCCGTGGTGACCGAAGATCGGGTGAACTTGTTCAATCGCCACCGGACTGTCCGCGGGTTGGATCACACGGACGAAGCCGTCGACAGTCACGCCTATCACGCTTTTTTGATCTCGTCCTTCGGCCAGGTCGATGAGTGGAGCGTCTGGGACGGAGATCGGCTGATCGGCATTTCCATCGTCGACGTCGGGCAAGACTGTCTGTCGGCGGTTTACACGATGTTCGATCCGGACTATTCACGCTACAGCTTGGGGACCTACGCAATTCTGCAGCAGATCGTGCGTGCCCAGCGGGAAAAGTTGTCGTTCGTCTATTTAGGCATGTACGTCAAAGACAATCCGCATCTGAATTACAAGGCAAGGTTTGGTCCCCAGGAACGCTTGCGGGACGGAGCTTGGTCGACCTTCGATCGCGAAACCCTGACCGACCAGCCTTAG
- a CDS encoding DUF1598 domain-containing protein — protein MRTNMLLGPSRLGPFLAICVAIPLGVATGQDLGGALGLESSAAPSVVPAGDATSATIGSDNPAGGGSMADFSQLMMLIQTTIEPETWEALGGTSTMFPYAAGIYVDPEGIVRDVDQIPREDMATEIDALIAASAGGDGVKLKNQSPQGAWRGATKLRCISLKQMLDQYAEKRSSMQSPDNDLLHCAGLSQIRFVRFTENDVILAGPVGGIQRVDGHWRDRSSAAAPVRLDALAACFAATSDDGVFGCSIDPTTTGLQRAAVVAQQIQHGDVPKGLAANTLASAVGRQEVSIFGINRDSSLAWLLVEADRHMKQLALGKHAMPDGATNYLDQIESHIDQGVPTDLMLRLWFTSNPLAARQSIDGSVVELAGRPIRLSGQNELAVASGRRGIVAKDPRTDAFVADFNRHWNNVRDMYPVYASLESVFQSAAIVRLVRGNAAKASPTSNASRLIADAMAAIASSDQHGFAPPSQVETLAVSHTFRHGRQRHNVIVASGGVTVRSDQSLRDDIARYPALDSLAGRLTRNVDAEPSRWWWDVPPRP, from the coding sequence ATGCGAACGAACATGCTGCTTGGGCCAAGCCGGCTGGGACCATTTTTGGCCATTTGTGTTGCGATACCGTTGGGCGTTGCGACGGGCCAGGATCTGGGAGGAGCGTTGGGCTTGGAATCATCCGCAGCACCATCAGTGGTGCCAGCCGGCGATGCAACATCAGCGACCATCGGTTCGGACAACCCGGCGGGCGGCGGATCGATGGCCGATTTTTCTCAGCTGATGATGCTGATCCAAACGACGATTGAACCGGAAACCTGGGAGGCACTGGGCGGTACTAGCACGATGTTTCCGTACGCGGCGGGCATCTATGTCGACCCGGAGGGAATCGTTCGCGACGTCGACCAGATACCACGCGAAGACATGGCCACCGAAATCGATGCGTTGATCGCAGCGTCGGCAGGTGGCGATGGTGTGAAGCTGAAAAACCAGAGCCCACAGGGGGCGTGGCGTGGTGCCACCAAACTCCGGTGCATTTCGTTGAAACAGATGCTGGATCAGTATGCGGAAAAGCGATCGTCCATGCAGTCGCCCGACAATGACCTGCTGCACTGCGCAGGGCTGTCACAAATTCGTTTTGTCCGCTTCACCGAAAACGACGTGATTCTTGCCGGTCCGGTGGGCGGGATTCAGCGCGTCGATGGTCATTGGCGGGATCGATCCTCGGCGGCCGCTCCGGTCCGTCTGGACGCCCTGGCCGCTTGTTTTGCGGCGACATCGGATGACGGCGTGTTCGGTTGTTCGATCGATCCGACCACCACGGGGTTACAACGGGCCGCCGTCGTCGCTCAGCAGATCCAACACGGCGATGTTCCTAAAGGCTTGGCCGCCAACACGCTGGCATCGGCCGTGGGACGCCAGGAAGTTTCCATTTTCGGGATCAATCGCGATAGCTCTCTCGCGTGGCTGTTGGTCGAAGCCGATCGACACATGAAGCAATTGGCGTTGGGCAAGCACGCGATGCCTGACGGCGCGACGAATTACTTGGACCAAATCGAATCACACATTGATCAGGGCGTTCCGACCGATTTGATGTTGCGGTTGTGGTTCACGTCCAACCCGCTCGCGGCACGGCAGAGCATTGACGGCAGCGTGGTCGAATTGGCCGGACGACCAATTCGTTTAAGCGGCCAGAATGAATTGGCCGTCGCCAGCGGACGACGTGGGATCGTCGCCAAGGATCCACGTACCGACGCATTCGTCGCTGATTTCAATCGCCACTGGAATAACGTCCGTGACATGTATCCGGTGTATGCGTCGCTGGAAAGCGTTTTTCAATCGGCGGCCATCGTTCGTCTCGTGCGCGGCAACGCGGCGAAAGCAAGTCCCACCTCCAATGCCTCGCGATTGATCGCCGATGCAATGGCTGCGATCGCCAGTAGCGACCAGCACGGCTTTGCGCCGCCAAGCCAAGTGGAAACACTGGCCGTGTCGCACACATTCAGGCATGGTCGGCAGCGTCACAACGTGATCGTCGCCAGTGGCGGCGTGACGGTGCGTAGCGATCAAAGCCTACGCGATGACATTGCCCGATACCCGGCGTTGGATTCGCTGGCAGGTCGATTAACCAGGAACGTTGATGCGGAACCATCGCGTTGGTGGTGGGACGTGCCGCCGCGGCCATGA
- a CDS encoding SRPBCC family protein, which yields MPAFHIQRTHRIAASAEQVFDAIADFRTWTTWSPWLKIDPDPTVTISTDPSSVGSTYDWQGDLVGQGGMKHRWLDRPRKIEIDLHFIKPFKSQSEVRFDIRSVGDETEVTWHMIGKLPWFLFWMKSSMEMFVGMDYERGLLMLAEFVETGTVRSKLDVEGVQSLDRLRVLGIRESCSMDDIGPVMEKVFEKVHQQIAASDANVPGNMISVYHPTCDLKTRYFDFTCGIQTTDNDVTVDGLDELTVDAGRYLKVRHTGCYQHLGNAWSGAAQYCQYKKLKMAKEPGLEFYPNSPKDTDPADLITDVYMAIKG from the coding sequence ATGCCAGCTTTCCATATTCAACGTACGCATCGAATCGCCGCATCCGCCGAACAAGTGTTCGACGCGATTGCCGACTTTCGCACATGGACCACATGGTCGCCATGGCTGAAGATCGACCCCGATCCGACCGTGACCATTTCGACCGATCCATCCAGCGTCGGGTCCACCTATGATTGGCAGGGTGACCTGGTCGGGCAGGGCGGCATGAAGCATCGCTGGCTGGATCGTCCACGCAAAATCGAAATCGATCTTCATTTCATCAAGCCGTTCAAATCTCAATCCGAAGTGCGATTCGACATTCGGTCGGTCGGCGATGAAACCGAAGTCACTTGGCACATGATCGGCAAACTGCCGTGGTTTCTGTTCTGGATGAAGTCCAGCATGGAAATGTTCGTCGGCATGGACTACGAACGGGGTCTGCTCATGCTGGCCGAGTTTGTGGAAACCGGCACCGTCAGATCAAAACTGGACGTCGAGGGCGTTCAATCACTGGATCGACTTCGCGTCTTGGGAATTCGTGAATCTTGCAGCATGGACGACATCGGTCCGGTGATGGAAAAGGTCTTTGAGAAAGTCCATCAACAGATCGCCGCCTCAGACGCAAATGTTCCCGGGAACATGATCAGCGTTTATCACCCGACCTGCGATTTGAAAACGCGATACTTTGATTTTACTTGCGGCATCCAAACGACGGACAACGATGTCACCGTCGACGGACTGGACGAATTGACCGTCGACGCCGGTCGTTACTTGAAAGTTCGACACACCGGTTGCTATCAACATCTGGGCAACGCGTGGTCCGGTGCGGCACAGTATTGCCAGTACAAGAAATTGAAGATGGCAAAAGAACCCGGTTTGGAGTTTTATCCTAATTCGCCGAAAGACACCGATCCGGCCGATCTGATCACCGATGTCTACATGGCGATCAAAGGCTAA
- a CDS encoding Gfo/Idh/MocA family protein yields MMSNPPVPKHNHINSGGGSLESNHKPTRRDALRSAAAATVGLGYHAAATATSPLESNAPSDVIRIGVIGTGNRARQLMDQLPKAARIVAICDCYQKRADETLAKFDAKWPTYSNHRQMLDSESLDAVIVATPDHGRSLPCIDACQAGLDVYAEKPLTAYVSEGREIVRAARQNNTVFQVGTQQRTMEINDHLCRQIREGNLGRVRFVQAVNYTGPKRYHPLPAEPVPQGDDWDRWCGPTPLRPFHSSLQFGWMQWRAYSGGEMTNWGAHGVDQIQWALGKSLTGPTRFVPVTGGPNGKVTARYDDGLEVRFELDQGPQGGAIFHCEAGKVEINRNRFATNPADLIKNAPDPALQAKWEKPGWIAGPHLANWLQCIRTRQRPNADVEIGHRSITFCHLVNVTRELGRELNWDPKRETFVNDDEANSLLTRPRRSGYELPVT; encoded by the coding sequence ATGATGTCGAACCCACCAGTGCCGAAGCACAATCACATCAACTCCGGTGGTGGCTCTTTGGAATCGAATCACAAGCCGACCCGGCGTGACGCATTGCGATCCGCTGCGGCGGCAACCGTGGGGCTGGGTTATCACGCCGCGGCCACCGCCACATCCCCCTTGGAATCCAACGCACCCTCGGACGTCATCCGTATCGGTGTGATTGGAACAGGAAACCGTGCACGTCAACTGATGGACCAGCTGCCCAAGGCGGCCCGGATCGTGGCAATTTGCGATTGTTATCAAAAGCGTGCCGATGAAACCCTGGCCAAGTTTGACGCAAAGTGGCCGACCTATTCGAATCACCGCCAAATGCTGGACAGTGAATCGCTTGACGCGGTGATCGTCGCAACGCCCGACCACGGCCGATCGCTGCCGTGCATCGATGCCTGCCAGGCGGGGCTGGACGTTTATGCAGAAAAGCCACTGACCGCCTATGTCAGTGAAGGTCGCGAGATTGTTCGTGCCGCACGCCAGAACAACACGGTGTTTCAAGTCGGCACGCAACAACGCACGATGGAGATCAATGACCATCTATGCCGCCAAATTCGCGAAGGCAACTTGGGTCGCGTCCGTTTCGTCCAAGCAGTGAACTACACCGGGCCGAAACGCTACCACCCCCTGCCCGCCGAACCGGTCCCGCAAGGCGACGACTGGGATCGTTGGTGTGGCCCCACACCGCTGCGACCGTTTCATTCGTCGTTACAGTTCGGCTGGATGCAATGGCGTGCCTACAGCGGCGGTGAAATGACCAACTGGGGCGCCCACGGGGTCGACCAGATTCAGTGGGCTCTGGGGAAAAGCCTGACCGGACCAACACGGTTTGTTCCGGTCACCGGCGGACCCAACGGAAAGGTCACGGCACGCTATGACGACGGATTGGAAGTGCGATTCGAATTGGACCAGGGGCCGCAGGGCGGTGCCATTTTTCATTGCGAGGCGGGCAAGGTTGAAATCAACCGAAATCGTTTTGCGACCAATCCAGCTGACTTGATCAAGAACGCCCCCGATCCGGCGTTGCAAGCCAAGTGGGAAAAACCGGGCTGGATCGCCGGCCCGCACCTGGCCAATTGGCTGCAGTGCATCCGCACACGACAACGCCCCAACGCGGATGTCGAAATCGGACACCGCAGCATCACGTTTTGCCATCTGGTGAATGTCACACGCGAATTGGGTCGCGAGCTGAACTGGGATCCGAAACGCGAAACCTTCGTCAACGACGATGAAGCCAATTCATTGCTGACGCGTCCGCGACGCAGCGGTTATGAGTTGCCGGTGACGTAA
- a CDS encoding amidohydrolase family protein yields MIQTGEQMCRFAILACCVFIVAQAEISWSDATPPTLTTTSQTQSKPAADVDASTAETIQSPIRPPADSTAPLDGSEGRDLLLRNFRPQSKLKVHRTEIPKASFPVVDVHTHFMFKLRENRQALNDFVAVMDRNGIAVCVSLDGRLDGTFVRHRDFLWKHHRDRFVIFAHLDWRGDGVEDQPSTWACNQPGFAQRAAARIRHAVDEGASGLKIFKNFGLRYRYPDGSLIKIDDRRFDPIWKACGELGIPVIMHTADPAAFFDPVDATNERWEELSRHPDWSFYGDEFPSRSELLEARNRVIRRHPETTFIGAHVANNPEDLNEVAAWLDQMPNLVVEFASRIGELGRQPYTARRFMIRYADRIMFGTDGPQPEARLNAYWRFLETKDESFAYSEKIPPPQGMWNIHGVGLPPDVLKKIYHLNAAKFIPGVAERLPRSVP; encoded by the coding sequence ATGATCCAGACGGGAGAACAAATGTGCCGGTTCGCCATCCTGGCATGTTGTGTCTTTATCGTCGCACAGGCGGAAATCTCGTGGTCCGATGCGACGCCACCGACATTGACGACAACGTCCCAGACACAGTCCAAGCCCGCGGCCGACGTCGACGCATCAACCGCCGAAACGATCCAATCGCCGATTCGCCCACCTGCTGACTCGACCGCTCCGCTGGATGGCTCCGAGGGACGCGATTTGTTGCTGCGGAATTTCCGTCCGCAATCGAAATTGAAGGTTCACCGGACCGAGATTCCCAAAGCGTCCTTCCCGGTTGTCGATGTTCACACACATTTCATGTTCAAGCTGCGTGAAAACCGACAAGCACTGAACGACTTTGTCGCCGTCATGGACCGAAACGGGATCGCGGTGTGCGTTTCTTTGGATGGTCGACTGGACGGGACGTTTGTCCGTCATCGCGATTTCCTTTGGAAACATCATCGCGATCGTTTTGTCATCTTTGCTCACTTGGATTGGCGTGGCGATGGTGTGGAAGATCAGCCATCCACATGGGCCTGCAATCAGCCTGGCTTTGCCCAGCGTGCGGCTGCCCGGATCCGACACGCCGTCGACGAAGGCGCCAGCGGACTGAAAATCTTCAAAAATTTTGGGCTGCGTTATCGCTATCCCGACGGCAGCCTGATCAAGATCGACGACCGTCGATTCGATCCGATCTGGAAGGCTTGTGGCGAACTAGGCATCCCCGTGATCATGCACACCGCTGATCCGGCGGCTTTTTTTGATCCGGTCGATGCCACCAACGAACGCTGGGAAGAACTGAGCCGGCATCCCGACTGGAGTTTCTACGGAGATGAATTTCCCAGCCGAAGCGAATTGCTGGAAGCCCGCAATCGTGTCATCCGGCGGCATCCCGAAACGACGTTCATCGGCGCTCACGTTGCAAACAACCCAGAAGACCTGAACGAAGTTGCAGCATGGCTGGACCAAATGCCCAACTTGGTTGTCGAATTTGCTTCACGCATCGGCGAACTGGGAAGACAGCCGTACACGGCGCGTCGATTTATGATTCGCTATGCCGACCGCATCATGTTCGGCACCGATGGACCACAGCCCGAAGCACGCTTGAATGCCTATTGGCGTTTCTTGGAAACCAAGGATGAATCGTTTGCCTACAGCGAAAAGATCCCGCCTCCGCAAGGCATGTGGAACATTCACGGGGTTGGGCTACCCCCGGACGTGCTAAAAAAGATTTATCATCTGAACGCGGCGAAATTCATCCCAGGTGTCGCCGAACGTTTGCCGCGGTCGGTCCCATGA